A region of Salvia splendens isolate huo1 chromosome 17, SspV2, whole genome shotgun sequence DNA encodes the following proteins:
- the LOC121773205 gene encoding glycine-rich protein 2-like, with translation MAEEKAMRSKGVVTKFNDQKGYGFIQPEEGGEDLFVHQTAIKSDGYRSLREGQEVEFTIILDGDKTKAADVTAPGGGPVDTTSRRGNNSNSRGGGFGYGDRRNDGNGYGYRSGGGGGGGGECFNCGEVGHMARDCSNGGGGGGGGVGGGSGGGCYSCGGIGHMARECPSGNRGGGGGGGGACFTCGEPGHMSRDCVRGSGGGGRGGGGGDCFNCGEPGHMARDCVRGGSGGGRGGGGYSRGGGGGGGFGRFSGGGGGGGGGGNCFSCGESGHFARECKSAS, from the coding sequence ATGGCGGAGGAGAAGGCTATGCGATCCAAAGGCGTCGTCACCAAATTCAACGATCAGAAGGGCTACGGATTCATCCAGCCCGAGGAAGGAGGCGAAGATCTGTTCGTCCACCAAACCGCCATCAAATCTGACGGCTACCGCTCCCTCCGCGAGGGCCAGGAGGTCGAGTTCACCATCATTCTAGATGGCGATAAGACCAAAGCTGCTGATGTCACTGCTCCAGGAGGAGGCCCCGTCGACACCACTTCTCGGAGGGGGAATAACAGCAACAGCCGCGGGGGAGGGTTCGGATACGGAGATCGGAGGAACGACGGTAATGGATACGGTTATCGGAGcggcggaggaggtggaggaggcGGTGAGTGCTTTAACTGTGGCGAGGTTGGGCATATGGCTAGGGATTGCTCTaatggaggcggaggcggaggcggaggtgTAGGCGGTGGAAGTGGTGGAGGATGCTACAGCTGTGGAGGAATTGGGCATATGGCGAGGGAATGTCCTAGTGGAAATcgcggcggtggtggaggtggcgGTGGTGCTTGTTTCACCTGCGGGGAGCCAGGTCATATGTCGAGGGATTGTGTgcgtggcagcggcggtggtggacgcggcggaggtggtggtgatTGTTTCAACTGCGGGGAACCAGGTCATATGGCGAGGGATTGTGTGCGTGGAGGCAGCGGGGGTGGACGCGGTGGTGGTGGTTACAGCCGTggaggtggcggcggcggtggtttTGGTAGGTTtagcggaggcggcggcggcggcggtggcggaggCAACTGTTTCAGCTGCGGTGAGTCTGGACACTTCGCAAGGGAATGCAAAAGCGCCTCGTGA